In a single window of the Candidatus Methylacidiphilales bacterium genome:
- a CDS encoding DUF499 domain-containing protein yields the protein MKPWIKVVTPHEDISRGRLDEAVFAADISDVVAGRGPLEYRDAATFFRRTYPTQGLVSLLASVAGRLAGTGKGEAVIQIQTPFGGGKTHSLIALYHFIRQGRELGDSIGDILNNVGLETAPEAAVVTFVGTAADALKGRTPWGELAHQLGQYELLREHDQRRRAPGKDLLHRLLGDRPTLILMDEIAEYVVKARDFLGDVVAFYQELTEAVKVLPRCVLVVTLPSSVPYGEEGERALHELQQVFGRVETIRTPVEGEEIYEVIRRRLFEDVGDPQEIRRTAEEFFEMYRRLGDDAPRETREPNYCERIRKAYPFHPELIDVLFERWSTFPDFQRTRGVLRLLGQLVSELYQQRDSSPLILPAHVNVANPSIRGELLRHIGNQYQGVIAGDIAAGGKAKAEQIDRGMGSEYVRYGVASGLARAIFFASFSGNERRGVGVQRLRLAVLQPGLQPAIIGDALKRLEDELWYLHVENGVFQFLSQPNLNRVIVEKEEAVRPEDIDEEIGRHLEELAGDELRVILWPRDSQGIPDSKELKLVILGLEHKRQATGTKAFVRELLEKCGQTFRTYRNAVLVLAVDEGEIGSVRQNVKRLLALRAVRGDRTVWDRLNEDNRRALESKVRDVEGGIGHRLMSAYRHLAKVDEQGMRWLDLSLPTVGCRHSLARRVQEYLQTADLLLNRISPRRVLGKAMGPAEAEKSLDEIYEAFLRYPQLPLLENKEVLLNAIAQGVKERIFGVRVGDRLYYGEPISPMELGSDAVVVREPQVTTQQPLESEGRGAGDGFSKAAEERASKGAVKEPAGLYPATAHVAAETGIREYKLVASVSWDKLHYFIRGVVIPLQNDGADIALQITLEARSQSGIKQMTLKNVQETLQQIGAKVIEERS from the coding sequence ATGAAACCGTGGATCAAAGTCGTCACGCCCCATGAGGATATTTCCAGGGGGCGTCTGGATGAGGCGGTATTTGCTGCCGATATTTCCGATGTTGTCGCAGGTCGTGGACCGCTTGAGTATCGGGATGCAGCAACTTTTTTTCGCCGAACGTATCCTACGCAGGGATTAGTGAGCCTGCTTGCTTCGGTGGCCGGGCGATTGGCGGGCACGGGCAAGGGTGAGGCAGTTATTCAGATTCAAACTCCCTTTGGTGGGGGCAAGACTCACAGCTTGATAGCTCTTTATCATTTCATCCGGCAGGGGCGCGAGCTGGGCGATTCGATTGGCGACATCCTGAATAATGTCGGTCTTGAGACAGCGCCTGAGGCGGCTGTGGTTACTTTTGTGGGCACGGCAGCGGACGCGCTTAAGGGTCGGACGCCATGGGGTGAACTGGCCCATCAACTGGGACAATACGAGCTTTTGAGAGAGCACGACCAGAGGCGCCGCGCGCCGGGGAAAGACTTGCTTCATCGGCTGCTTGGTGACCGCCCGACTTTAATTTTGATGGACGAGATAGCGGAGTATGTAGTGAAGGCACGCGACTTTTTGGGGGATGTGGTGGCGTTTTACCAGGAGTTGACTGAGGCGGTGAAGGTGTTGCCGCGATGCGTGCTGGTGGTGACGTTGCCATCGAGTGTGCCTTACGGCGAGGAAGGCGAGCGGGCGCTACATGAGTTGCAACAGGTTTTTGGGCGGGTAGAAACGATCAGAACGCCGGTGGAAGGGGAGGAGATTTATGAGGTGATCCGCAGGCGATTGTTTGAGGACGTAGGCGATCCGCAGGAGATACGACGGACGGCGGAAGAGTTTTTCGAGATGTATCGACGGCTTGGCGATGATGCGCCTAGGGAGACTCGCGAGCCGAACTACTGCGAGCGGATACGCAAGGCATATCCGTTTCATCCTGAGTTGATTGATGTGCTTTTCGAGCGGTGGAGCACGTTCCCCGATTTTCAGCGCACGCGTGGGGTGTTGCGTCTATTGGGGCAACTGGTGAGTGAGCTTTATCAGCAGCGCGACTCATCGCCGCTGATTCTGCCTGCGCATGTAAACGTGGCCAATCCGAGTATCCGCGGGGAGTTATTGCGGCACATTGGCAACCAATATCAAGGCGTAATAGCAGGGGACATCGCTGCTGGCGGAAAAGCTAAGGCGGAGCAGATTGATCGCGGGATGGGGTCGGAATATGTGCGGTATGGCGTTGCAAGCGGTTTGGCGCGGGCGATTTTTTTTGCTTCGTTTAGCGGGAATGAAAGGCGAGGTGTAGGGGTGCAACGATTGCGTTTGGCTGTGCTGCAACCTGGGTTACAACCGGCCATCATCGGTGATGCATTGAAACGGCTCGAGGACGAACTGTGGTATCTGCATGTGGAAAACGGGGTCTTTCAGTTTTTGAGCCAGCCGAACCTAAACCGCGTGATTGTGGAAAAAGAGGAGGCAGTGAGGCCGGAAGATATTGACGAGGAAATTGGGAGGCATTTGGAGGAACTGGCAGGGGACGAGCTGCGGGTTATTCTTTGGCCTCGAGATTCGCAGGGGATTCCAGATAGCAAGGAGTTGAAATTGGTGATACTGGGGTTAGAGCACAAGCGGCAGGCAACTGGGACTAAAGCATTTGTCCGTGAGCTACTGGAGAAGTGCGGCCAGACTTTTCGAACCTATCGTAACGCGGTGCTCGTCTTAGCAGTGGATGAGGGCGAAATTGGCAGTGTCCGCCAGAATGTGAAGCGTCTTTTGGCACTTCGGGCTGTCCGAGGGGACAGAACGGTATGGGATCGACTTAATGAGGACAACCGCAGGGCACTAGAGAGTAAAGTGAGGGATGTAGAGGGGGGTATTGGTCATCGCTTGATGAGTGCCTACCGTCACCTTGCTAAAGTCGATGAGCAAGGAATGCGGTGGTTGGATCTCAGTTTGCCCACAGTGGGCTGCAGGCACTCCCTAGCTCGTCGGGTGCAGGAGTATTTGCAGACAGCAGATCTTTTGCTGAATAGGATCTCTCCTCGGCGCGTGTTGGGAAAGGCGATGGGGCCAGCAGAAGCGGAGAAATCTTTGGATGAGATCTACGAGGCGTTTCTACGCTATCCGCAGCTCCCTCTGTTGGAGAATAAAGAGGTCTTGCTCAATGCCATTGCGCAAGGGGTGAAGGAGAGGATTTTCGGGGTGAGGGTGGGCGATCGGCTCTACTACGGAGAGCCCATCTCGCCGATGGAGCTTGGGAGCGATGCTGTTGTCGTCCGTGAGCCTCAAGTGACGACACAGCAGCCGCTGGAATCTGAAGGAAGAGGAGCTGGGGATGGATTTTCAAAAGCAGCAGAAGAGAGAGCATCAAAAGGAGCGGTTAAGGAACCAGCAGGGCTTTATCCTGCAACGGCTCATGTTGCAGCAGAAACGGGCATTCGCGAATATAAGCTAGTAGCCTCTGTCTCTTGGGACAAACTGCATTATTTCATTCGAGGGGTGGTGATCCCTCTTCAAAATGACGGAGCCGATATAGCCTTGCAGATCACTTTGGAGGCTCGAAGCCAAAGTGGGATCAAGCAGATGACCCTTAAAAATGTGCAGGAGACCTTGCAGCAGATTGGAGCGAAGGTTATCGAGGAAAGAAGCTAG